From a single Stomoxys calcitrans chromosome 4, idStoCalc2.1, whole genome shotgun sequence genomic region:
- the LOC106084531 gene encoding nuclear pore complex protein Nup205 produces MEGIPDDMWSPFKQLYRVIEQTILNPNEADISNLEVSLKRHKQIFVNLLRNPPKNEANRSQLRAYVTQGVPVAGNVRVPLSKDLIDESIIISDMFDLDEFLALELLCTAQHQIIHYPGLPRGLVAVLLYYDGRKAIANSIRDLFQITSGVSWIPDSPKQLVSLVSSFSQALVDDSNILERIVDLLDELDIVKETVMLTKNRALGDNKHQNQVMELFEDIRMSLATALFNWSAQRGLPKFNAIKLLRSLSQNKAKEANGEVENTTLTMLLALLYSYDTSILQKQDDNTLIQNLSIIRDHEYVQHMYNALMGETSSDCNSGIVNLVKFSFGLAISGLRHASQYVHNHMSVTDYDEQLVDDAICSSVFKFLYCCILEKDLIYQNQFFYRRIHMIFADFIDFMHSKVTELRGRADETSKTVIGFTKEGLEPPQNLDYNFEMLLLCIGKFYADDKAGLSLCSEYWGPLEPSSNYATTTRSVSLFKFIRLAGELLPTTLFVPYLKMIAGLSSCERSARSTFNLLKQSTGLTGSAALSWEHFFSSLSRYYTNLKQDFHTSSDSIYRSRMINRNISPQEIEGLRAVLEVLRAVALHDEVARIAICEHPNWNPLFTLIGLLGCSVPIYLKSDILMTLSALGRSKETAIPLWNNLEASQIIKTLPTNMTYDTCNLEMEIEQNECRLEQYPLTNSILDLLYSLVTTVIPKNLGGGPRKPGLDPYLKFVINGIFLKFYNRTYKDPSEKWRVGAKCLKFLHYLLDIYEVNPMDFEDNLDTNPHPGYHIMLNLQTKSDTLRLILQIIDDARMELDDLKKFHGKVALEECALHCLRIIKLGLKNQDIFFEAHSISNSAVLLSGLNKIMLDINPRSRKPDHVLNSTYFLTYFNWLPFHALEAVKILHMVSNQPGVNSQIVGIFTQNENTKTVLRHGFVECLETDFVQRQTKPENNEDAIGTEGLESPKVHLQIKEAIIMLIQDCLCQPTPNLGQFLLGFDHLKDVQSTNKNRLGLFDLGINCTKSLVFLLEKHLQMKKNSNNLQVDVENIAERCFSLLFSLCENPKTSDQILRYLRTRHDFLCRYLNEFPVLSVENSHVINQISYLLRSIAIELKLTASNCQLSRFQHISDFFLGMPSKSGQDSTAMELNHFYATNSNAIIDTTTNTSATRNNLLCELINSIDLEVGQIPVPSWNYFDKTLLEQIFKECEYKANEGHKLIDLRKIHATLHGELKIVQSTIASGQRRLILQEIESVMMHALNVNEQRCKRFAIVKFVEAWSQVSEILFSCVPSSCLAMSKKQELIIEILQKILLKISPNQTILEISAIISETILILLVNLRNCFSSSLEQEHERGEQTTAEMNKYHPSKSNTLNIKFILKYLLEWIIVSGVVSQKLRINLYASLLNCLSIVKEQSSRKPIALSNENLVTRLDKSKGNDSMYADTTHIRMSIEVLLSFGEKLMETICHDCIAGHDICKMSALACIDVLLDIDSMAHLMNFIAHHGYLSHIIESIAKSDNQLCATLSNAPENMKYLYVYESKMSMLLRFANTHLGAELLLSNKVLDVLSSMKVLDMHPDLKRKEVWQRNEMRDFIPGFDYRFRQILFPALNLCDCLVSTLGTENYSVISQVMHFLFSHWDMIEIILRSGSPFSDLGLLEELSLITGVIARTFNQETLSLINIDTTGDIGVNLYRIQKLMLSIYLRFIISDVNFKEMLKPDNALYEQTDENTSLHIKYFLEIAANLTLFCRNIVTNNSADHRTNGLLFSPHIHEAVHRSEDHINNIYNHYNLGIVVDQLKGSVEYYHAQKAIFEGMLRQRSVLDNISFDSMAKDKYTQINKQLVDKQNVLYLCVFIAEQCLYLLWSHLDYYMRYSSSAKHDVHSYDDNELTNVYKCSNDELEKLKKKLVLVFNETFSKQLCTTSDAPESKEAAFNIALLRRIKSLIQYFPAK; encoded by the exons ATGGAAG GTATTCCAGATGATATGTGGTCGCCCTTTAAGCAGCTCTACCGGGTTATAGAACAGACAATTCTTAATCCAAACGAAGCTGATATCTCGAATTTGGAGGTGTCGCTCAAGCGGCAcaaacaaatatttgtaaatttgCTTCGCAATCCG CCTAAAAATGAAGCCAATCGATCTCAATTGCGGGCGTATGTTACACAGGGTGTACCTGTTGCTGGAAATGTCCGAGTGCCATTGTCCAAGGATCTCATCGATGAGAGCATAATCATATCGGATATGTTTGATTTAGATGAATTTTTGGCTTTAGAATTGCTGTGTACTGCCCAACATCAAATAATTCATTATCCAGGCCTTCCAAGAGGTTTAGTAGCCGTTCTTTTGTACTACGACGGACGAAAAGCCATTGCAAACTCCATTAGAGATTTGTTTCAAATAACCAGCGGTGTATCATGGATACCTGATTCACCAAAACAATTGGTCTCATTGGTGTCATCGTTTTCGCAAGCGCTAGTGGATGATTCAAATATATTGGAAAGAATTGTGGATCTCTTGGACGAATTGGATATTGTTAAGGAG ACGGTTATGTTGACCAAAAACAGAGCTCTGGGAGATAACAAACACCAAAACCAAGTAATGGAACTGTTCGAAGATATACGAATGTCATTAGCAACTGCTTTATTTAATTGGTCCGCTCAAAGAGGTTTGCCGAAATTCAACGCAATAAAACTACTTAGAAGTTTATCCCAAAATAAAGCAAAAGAAGCCAATGGAGAAGTTGAAAATACCACACTTACTATGCTCTTGGCCCTTCTGTACTCATATGATACTAGTATTTTGCAAAAACAAGATGACAATAccttaatacaaaatttaagcatcATTAGGGACCATGAATATGTGCAGCACATGTATAATGCATTGATGGGAGAAACAAGTTCCGACTGCAATAGTGGAATTGTAAACTTGGTAAAGTTTTCATTTGGattagctatatcaggcttaCGCCATGCTTCCCAATATGTACATAATCATATGTCGGTTACCGATTATGATGAGCAGCTTGTGGATGATGCCATTTGTTCAagtgttttcaaatttttatactgCTGCATTCTAGAGAAGGACTTAATTTACCA gAATCAATTTTTCTATCGGAGAATTCATATGatatttgctgatttcattGATTTTATGCACTCCAAAGTGACGGAACTAAGAGGCAGAGCCGATGAAACATCTAaaactgttattggttttaccaAGGAGGGTTTGGAGCCTCCACAAAATTTGGATTATAACTTTGAAATGCTTTTATTATGCATAGGCAAATTTTATGCTGATGATAAGGCAGGTCTTTCGTTATGCTCCGAGTATTGGGGCCCACTGGAACCTTCATCTAACTACGCCACAACAACACGTTCAGTTTCCCTTTTTAAGTTTATACGCTTGGCTGGTGAACTCTTGCCCACTACTCTATTTGTTCCCTATTTGAAAATGATTGCTGGTCTATCAAGTTGTGAGCGTTCAGCAAGAAGTACATTTAATCTCTTGAAGCAATCCACGGGGCTGACTGGCAGTGCAGCATTATCTTGGGAGCATTTTTTCTCATCTTTGTCCCGATATTACAC aaatttaaaacaggacTTTCATACCTCTAGTGACTCTATATACAGGAGCCGCATGATCAATCGTAACATAAGCCCCCAAGAAATTGAAGGCCTACGAGCTGTTCTGGAGGTCTTACGAGCAGTCGCCTTACATGATGAAGTTGCTCGCATAGCCATATGCGAGCATCCAAATTGGAATCCATTGTTTACGTTAATAG GTCTGCTAGGCTGTTCAGTACCCATTTATTTAAAGTCTGATATTTTGATGACACTCTCGGCTTTGGGGCGTTCAAAAGAAACAGCTATACCCTTGTGGAATAATTTAGAGGCCTCTCAGATAATTAAAACGCTTCCCACGAATATGACTTATG aTACATGCAACTTAGAAATGGAAATTGAACAGAACGAATGTCGACTGGAACAGTATCCGCTTACCAATAGCATACTGGATTTGTTGTATTCGCTGGTCACTACGGTTATTCCCAAAAACCTTGGTGGGGGTCCAAGAAAACCTGGGTTAGACCCATATTTAAAATTCGTTATAAAtggaatatttttgaaattttataacaG AACTTACAAAGATCCTTCCGAAAAATGGAGAGTTGGTgctaaatgtttaaaatttttacactaTCTTTTGGACATCTATGAAGTGAATCCCATGGATTTTGAGGATAATCTCGATACCAACCCCCATCCAGGATATCACATTATGTTGAATTTACAAACAAAATCCGATACATTGcgtttaattttgcaaatcaTAGATGATGCTCGCATGGAATTGGACGATTTAAAGAAGTTCCATGGAAAGGTTGCTTTGGAGGAGTGCGCTCTGCATTGTTTAAGAATTATAAAGCTGGGTTTGAAGAATCAGGACATATTCTTCGAGGCACATTCCATTTCCAATAGTGCAGTGTTGCTTTCGGGTCTAAACAAAATCATGCTAGATATCAATCCAAGAAGCCGAAAGCCAGATCATGTTTTAAATTCTACATATTTCTTGACATATTTCAATTGGTTACCATTTCATGCTCTTGAAGCTGTTAAAATCCTCCATATGGTGTCCAATCAACCCGGTGTTAATTCCCAAATAGTTGGTATTTTTACACAAAACGAGAATACTAAGACAGTGTTGCGCCATGGCTTTGTCGAATGTTTGGAAACGGATTTTGTGCAAAGACAAACCAAGCCTGAGAATAACGAGGATGCTATAGGCACTGAGGGACTCGAATCCCCAAAAGTACATTTACAAATCAAGGAAGCTATTATCATGCTTATACAAGACTGCCTGTGTCAGCCAACGCCGAATCTGGGACAATTTCTATTGGGTTTCGATCATTTGAAGGATGTGCAGTCCACCAACAAGAACAGATTGGGATTATTTGATTTGGGAATCAATTGCACAAAATCTTTGGTGTTCCTATTAGAAAAGCATTTGCag ATGAAGAAGAACTCGAATAACTTACAAGTTGATGTAGAAAACATTGCGGAGCGTTGCTTCAGTTTGCTATTTTCTCTATGTGAAAATCCCAAAACTTCCGATCAAATTCTACGCTATCTGCGCACCAGACATGATTTTCTGTGTCGTTATTTGAATGAGTTCCCAGTGTTGTCTGTAGAGAATTCTCATGTTATCAACCAGATCAGTTATCTGCTGAGGAGTATagcaattgaattgaaattgacTGCCTCCAATTGCCAATTGAGCAGATTTCAGCATATATCGGATTTCTTTTTGGGCATGCCATCCAAAAGTGGCCAAGATAGCACTGCAATGGAGCTGAATCATTTCTATGCCACCAATTCGAATGCTATTATTGATACAACCACAAATACCTCGGCCACAAGAAATAATTTGCTATGTGAACTTATCAACTCGATTGATCTGGAAGTTGGACAAATTCCTGTACCATCATGGAATTATTTCGATAAGACTCTGCTCGAACAGATATTCAAAGAATGCGAATATAAGGCAAATGAAGGCCACAAGTTGATTGATTTGCGAAAAATTCATGCAACCTTGCATGGGGAGCTGAAAATAGTGCAGAGTACAATAGCAAGTGGTCAGCGAAGATTGATTCTACAAGAAATTGAATCGGTGATGATGCACGCTTTAAATGTCAATGAGCAGCGTTGCAAACGTTTTGCCATAGTCAAATTTGTGGAAGCTTGGAGTCAG GTTTCGGAAATATTGTTTAGTTGCGTGCCCAGTTCCTGTTTGGCAATGTCTAAGAAACAGGAGCTtattattgaaatattgcaaaagaTCTTATTGAAAATAAGTCCCAATCAAACCATCCTGGAGATATCGGCTATTATATCTGAAACCATTTTGATACTACTTGTTAATCTAAGAAATTGTTTCTCCAGTTCACTGGAACAAG AACACGAACGTGGCGAACAAACCACTGCAGAAATGAACAAATATCATCCTTCGAAATCCAATACATTGaatataaaattcattttgaagtatttattGGAGTGGATTATTGTTAGTGGAGTGGTTTCCCAAAAACTAAGAATTAACCTGTATGCCTCCTTATTAAATTGCCTCAGTATAGTAAAAGAGCAAAGTTCTAGAAAACCCATTGCtctttcaaatgaaaa CCTTGTTACTCGTTTAGACAAGTCCAAGGGCAACGATTCCATGTATGCAGATACCACGCACATTAGAATGTCCATTGAAGTGTTATTGTCATTTGGAGAAAAGCTTATGGAAACCATATGCCACGATTGCATTGCTGGACATGACATTTGTAAAATGTCCGCTTTAGCATGCATTGATGTCTTACTGGATATTGACTCGATGGCCCATTTAATGAACTTCATAGCTCACCATGGTTATTTGTCTCACATTATAGAGAGTATTGCTAAAAGTGACAATCAGCTATGTGCTACACTGTCCAATGCTCCAGAGAATATGAAATATCTGTATGTGTATGAGTCGAAAATGTCAATGTTGCTGCGTTTCGCGAATACCCATCTTGGAGCAGAACTGTTGCTCTCGAATAAAGTTTTAGATGTCCTCTCCAGCATGAAAGTTTTGGATATGCATCCCGATTTGAAACGCAAAGAAGTTTGGCAACGCAACGAAATGAGAGATTTCATACCAGGCTTTGATTATCGCTTTAGGCAAATTCTATTTCCAGCTTTGAATTTATGCGATTGTCTAGTTTCGACATTGGGAACTGAAAATTACTCTGTGATATCACAAGTAATGCATTTCTTATTTTCTCATTGGGATATGATTGAAATAATTCTCAGATCCGGTTCACCATTTTCGGATCTGGGGCTGTTGGAGGAGTTGTCATTGATAACAGGAGTTATTGCACGAACATTTAATCAG gaaacccTATCTCTTATCAATATTGATACAACTGGAGACATTGGCGTCAATCTGTATAGAATTCAAAAGCTCATGCTTTCCATATATTTGCGTTTCATCATAAGTGAtgttaattttaaggaaatgtTAAAGCCCGATAATGCCCTATACGAGCAAACCGATGAAAACACCTCACttcatattaaatattttctagAAATTGCAGCAAATTTAACATTGTTTTGCAGAAACATAGTGACAAACAATTCGGCTGATCACAGAACTAATGGACTTTTGTTCTCACCACACATACATGAGGCCGTTCATAG GAGTGAAGATCATATTAACAACATATATAACCACTATAATCTGGGAATCGTAGTGGACCAGCTTAAAGGTTCCGTAGAATACTATCATGCACAAAAGGCCATCTTCGAAGGAATGCTACGTCAAAGATCCGTTCTAGACAATATCAGTTTCGATTCAATGG CAAAAGATAAATACACTCAAATCAATAAACAACTAGTCGATAAACAAAATGTGCTCTATTTATGTGTCTTCATCGCCGAGCAATGTTTATATCTACTCTGGAGTCATTTGGATTATTACATGAGGTACTCATCGTCAGCAAAACATGATGTACACTCTTATGATGATAATG aaCTAACAAATGTCTACAAATGTAGCAACGATGAATTGgagaaattaaagaaaaaattggttttagtGTTTAATGAAACATTTTCAAAGCAGTTGTGTACCACATCGGATGCGCCCGAGAGCAAAGAAGCTGCATTTAACATAGCTCTTTTGCGCAGAATTAAGTCATTAATACAATATTTTCCAGCTAAATAG
- the LOC106084561 gene encoding ras-related protein Rab-40C — translation MSISNMTKDYDYLLKVLLVGDSDVGKHEILSGLEDASSESPFCSGNAYKTTTILLEGKRVRLQLWDTSGQGRFCTIIRSYSRGAQGIILVYDITNKWSFDGIDRWLKEVEEHAPGIPKVLVGNRLHLAFKRQVAAKQAELYASRNNMSCFEISPLCDFNIRESFCELARMALHRNGMERIWRNNKVLSLQELCCRTIVRRTSVYAIESLPLPPSVKSTLKSYALTTSQCFNTLNNSSKSKNRCKTPISGSGRNSCCIT, via the exons ATG tCTATAAGTAACATGACGAAAGACTATGATTACTTGTTAAAAGTATTATTAGTAGGAGATAGCGATGTTGGAAAACATGAAATTCTGTCCGGCTTGGAAGACGCGTCATCTGAAAGTCCCTTTTGTAGTGGCAATG CTTATAAGACGACCACAATACTGCTGGAAGGCAAAAGGGTCAGACTTCAACTATGGGATACTTCTGGTCAAGGACGGTTCTGCACAATTATAAGATCATATTCACGGGGAGCCCAAGGAATTATATTGGTCTATGACATTACAAACAAATGGAGTTTCGATGGAATTGATCGATGGCTCAAAGAAGTTGAAGAG CATGCTCCAGGAATACCAAAAGTTCTTGTTGGAAACAGACTCCACTTGGCCTTTAAAAGACAAGTAGCAGCTAAGCAAGCAGAGTTGTACGCTTCCCGTAATAATATGTcatgttttgaaatatctcCTCTATGTGATTTTAACATCAGAGAATCATTCTGCGAATTGGCGCGTATGGCTCTTCATAGAAATGGTATGGAAAGAATTTGGCGAAACAATAAAG TTCTATCACTACAGGAATTATGCTGCCGAACCATAGTAAGACGTACCAGCGTTTATGCCATTGAATCATTACCGTTACCCCCATCTGTAAAGTCTACATTGAAATCATATGCATTAACAACATCTCAATGCTTTAATACCCTAAATAACAGTTCCAAGAGCAAAAACCGATGTAAGACTCCAATTAGTGGTAGCGGAAGAAACAGTTGCTGTATAACGTGA